GCATGCGCATCCTCTACTACGATGTGGTCCGCCGCCCCGACCTGGAATCGGAGCTGGGAATCGAGTACCGCCCCTTCCAGGAGGTGCTGCGGGAGGCGGACTTTCTCAGCATCCACACCCCGCTCACCCCGGAGACGCGCCACCTCATTGGCCGGGAGCAGTTGAAGATGATGAAGCGCACCGCGGTCCTGGTGAACACCGCCCGCGGGCCCATCGTGGACACCCTGGCCCTGGCCGAAGCGCTGCGGGAGAGGTGGATCTGGGGCGCGGCGCTGGACGTCTTCGAACAGGAACCGGTGCAGCCCGACCACCCGTTGCTGGCCCTGGACAACGTGATTGTGGCCCCTCACATCGCCAGCGCCAGCATCGAGACCCGCACCCAGATGGCCCTGATGGCCGTGGAGAACCTGCTGGCGGTGCTGGAGGGGCGGCGCCCGCCCAACCCGGTCAACCCTGAGGTCCTGGAGTCTCCCCGGCCGCGGCCGTAGGCCCCGACCCACCGGGCGCGGCCGCAGGTCCCGCTTCCGCCGGCTGCGCAAAACGCCAGGAGGGCCATCGTTCGGCGCTCCTGGCGTTTTGCGGGATCTATCCGCGGCTATTCCTTGAACACCGTCCAGGTGCGGAAGCTCATGTCCGGGTTGAGGATGATCCCCTTCACGTTCTTCTGGTAGATGGCATAGGCCTGCAGGTTGTTGGACCACATGGGCACCAGGATGGCGCTCTCCGCCAGCAGGCGCTGTGCCTGCTGGTAGAGGCGGGTGCGTTCCGCGCGGTCAGCCGTCATCTTGGCCTGGGTCAGCATCTGCTTGAACTGATCGTAGTACTGCTTGTCCCGCGCGCTGGTCGCCTTGTTCAGGAAGGTCCCCAGGCCCTCCGGCGATTCGATCAGCCAGGGGGAGAGGAAGTTATCCGGGTCGACGAAGTCCGGGAACCACCCCAGGAAGAACATGCCGAACTGCCCGGCGGCCATGGACTTGGTGTAGGTGGCCCACTCCTGGGTCTTGATTTCCACGCTGGCCAGACCCGTCTCCTCGATGGCCCGCTTGACTACCGCGCCGGCGTCGGGCTCGGTGTTCCCGTAGCGCACGGGGGTCAGCCACAGGATCAGGGTCAGCTTCTTGCCCTCGCTGTACCCGGCCTCTCGCAGCAGGCTGCGCGCCTGGTCCAGGTTCCGCTTGGGGAAGGCCTCTATGTGGCTCCACAGCCCCGGTGGGACCATGCTGTACAGCGGGGTGTTGATGCCGCCGAAGACGTTGCGGGCGATGCGGTCGCGGTCCAGGGCAAAGGCCACGGCGCGGCGCACCCGCACGTCGTCGAAGGGCTTGGCCGTCACGTTAAAGACAATGTACCGCACGGAGAGGCTGGGTCCGCGCAGCACGGACACCCGCGGGCTCTGCTGCAGACGGCGGATGTCCTCGGGGTTGAAGGTGCGGAAGCCCACGTCCACCTGCCCGGCCTCCACCGCCGCCGCCAGGGCCGAGGCGTCGGCGTAGAAGACGGTGATTACCCGTTTGCTCCGGGGCTGAGGACCCCAGTAGCCGGGATAGGCCTCGTAGACCGTGCGCTGGTCGGGCACGTACTGGGCCAGGCGGTAGGGGCCCGTCCCGACGAAGCGCCCCTTGGCGTACTCGTTGGCCGGCCCGGTGAAGCGGTAGATGTGTGCGGGCGCCACGCCCCAGGTCATGCGGGAAAGGAAGGTGGCGTCCCGCTCCTTGACCCTGATGCGCACGGTCCGGGTATCGACCACCTCGACCGTCTTGATGTTCTCGATGAGGGCCACACCGCCCTCAGGCCCCTTGCGCCGCAGCACCGTCTCCAGGGACTGCTTGACCGAGGCCGCGTCGAAGGGCCTCCCGTCGGTGAAGGTCACTCCCGGGCGCAGGCGGAAGGTGTAGCTCAGCCCGTCCGGGGCGATCTGCCAGGACTCGGCCAGCTGGCCGACGATATCGGTCGTCCCCGGCTTGAACTGCACCAGGGCTTCGGAGATCTGTCCGAAGACGTGCCAGGTCCAGTAGTCGTATGAGTTCTCCGGGGACAGCTCCGTGATCTTATCCGTGGTGCCCAGGACGATGGTGTCCTGGGGCGCCGCGGCCGGTGCGATAGCAGGACCCCCGGCCAGCAGCAGCGCCGCCAGCAGCAGGACTCCCAGGGCCAGGCGCGATTGTCTCATGCCCCCACCTCCTGTGAGAGGATTCTGCAGACCGTCGGACAGTGGCTCAAAGAAGGAACATTCGCCGGCGAGGCGGGCCGCCCTGCTGCGGCGGCTGGCGTAAGGCCCCCGATGGTCAGGCGGGGCGCCCTGCCGTAGAGTGCTCACACCAGGCGCCGCCGCCTGGGATTCAGCCGGTCGTTGACGCCCTCGCCTATCATGCCGAAGCCCACGGAGAGCAGGATGATCATCAGCCCGGGGAAGGTGATCAGCCACCAGTACCCCGCCTGGAGGAACTTCTGGCCGTTCTGGATGTCGAAGCCCCAGTCCGGCGTGGGGGGCGGCAGGCCGAAGCCGAGGAAGGAGAGGGCTGCCTCGGTGAGGATGGCATCGGCGATGTTGAACGAAGGCACCGTCATCACCGCGGACATCGTGTTGGGGGCGATGTGTCGCACCAGCGTCCGTGCCCCTGAGGCCCCCAGGGCCCGTGCCGCCTCCACGAACTCCTGTGTGCGCACCGCCAGCACCTGCCCGCGAGCCACCCGGAAGTAGGTAGGGATGTAGACGAAGGCGATGGCCGCCGTCATGTTGGCCAGCCCGGGACCCAGCATGGCCACGATAGCGATGGCCAGGATCAGGGCGGGGAAGGAGTAGATGGCGTCCATGACCAGGGAGAGGACCCGGTCCAGCCGGCCGCCGGCGTATCCGGCGATCCAGCCCAGCGTGGTGCCCAGGACCAGGGAGAGGGCGCAGGAGATGAGGGCTACCAGGATGGGCACTCGCCCGCCGTGGAGCACCCGACTGAACACGTCCCGCTGCAGCTGGTCGGTGCCCATGTAGTAGGGTCGGCCAGGGGGCTGCAGGCGTTCGCCGTCGGTAGGCACCGTGGGGTCAAAGGGAGCGAGCAGGGGCGCCAGCAGGGTCACCGCCGCCACCAGTCCGACGATGACCATGCCGGCAACCAGCAGGTAGTCGCGGCGCAGGCGCAGCATCAGAAGCGGATCCGCGGGTCGAGGCGGGCGTAGAGCACGTCCACCAGCAGGTTGACCGCGGAGATGAAGAAGGCGATGAAGACCACCGCACCCTGAATGGCGGTAAAGTCCCGGGAGGAGATACCCTCCAGCAGGTAGCGGGCGATCCCCGGCCAGGAGTAGACGGTCTCGGTGAGGATCGCCCCCGCCATGAGCAGGGCGAACTGCAGTCCCACCACCGTAACGATAGGGATCAGGGCGTTGGCCAGGGCGTGCCGCGTGATCACCTTTCGCTCGTGCAGTCCCTTGGCCCGGGCCACGGTGACGTACTCCCGGTCCAGTACCTCCAGCATGCTGGAGCGGGTCATCCGGCCGATGAACCCGGAGACGACGATGGCCAGCGTAAGGGCGGGCAGGATCAGGTGGCGCACGGCACTGGCGAACAGGGTCAGGTCGCCGCGCAGCAGGGTATCCAGGGTGTAGATGTTGGTGATGGGGACGAAGAAGGCGGCGGCCACCGGGTCCAGCCGTCCGCCGGCGGGAAAGAGCCGCCAGCGCACGGCGAAGAGCATGAGGAACATCAGGCCGATCCAGAAGATGGGCATGGCGAAGGAGGCGATGTTCAGCACGCGGATCACGTGGTCGGCGCGGCGGTCCCGCCGTACTGAGGCGTAGACGCCACTAAAGAGCCCCAGCAGAGTCGCCCCCAGCATGCCAAAGATGGCCAGCTCGAAGGTGGCCGGGAAGCGCAGCAGCAGCTCCTGCGCCACCGGCAGTCCGGTGCGCACCGAGGTGCCGAAGTCCAGGCGCACGGCGTCGCCCAGGTAGTCCAGGTACTGCACCAGGATCGGCCGGTTCAGGCCCAACAGCTCCCGGCACTGGGCGATGTCCTCCGGGGTGACATTGCGGCCCCCCAGCAGGGCCAGGCAGGGGTCTCCGGGCAGGATGCGCAGGATGACGAAGACCAGGGAGAGCAGGATGAGCAGCATGGGGACAGTCAGCGCCAGCCGGGCCACGATGTATCGGAACATGGTCCGTCTCCAGTCTACGTCAGGGGCGACCGCGGGTGTATGTCAGTGGCGGCCGCGGGTGGCCCAGCGCTCGATCCCGCGCACGCCCAGCGAGCCCACCAGACTCATGGTCAGGTAGAGCAGCGCCACCATATTGTACGTCTGGAATGAGCGGAAGGTCCGGGCGTTGAGCAGGGCGCCGGAGTAGGTGAGTTCCTGCACCGAGATCACCGAAGCCAGCGAGGAGTCCTTGAGCATGGAGATGAAGTCGTTGGCCAGCGGCGGCAGGATCACCCGCACCGCCTGCGGCAGGATGATGAAGCGCATGGCCTGCCAGTAGGAGAGCCCCAGGGAGCGCGCCGCCTCCATTTGCCCGCGGGGGATGGACTCGATGCCCGCGCGGTAGATCTCCGCCAGGTAGGCCCCGTAGCCGATCCCCAGGCCCAGCGTGGCCCGGACCATGTCGTTGCGGAACCAGCGGATGCCGGTGGCATCCGCCAGCGCCGGCGTGACCACGAAGGCGATGTAGAGGAGCTGCACCAGCAGCGGAACGCCGCGGATGACCTCGATGTACAGCCGGGAGAGGGTGTAGGGGACCGGGTGGCGGGAGAGCTGGGCCAGCGCGGCGATCAGCCCCAGGACCATGGCCAGGGCGTAGGAGGAGACGGCCAGGCGGATGGTAAGGACCACGCCTGCGGCCAGGAACCGATAGGTTTCGACGTAGACGGGGGAGTTGAGGATACCGTAGAGGACCAGCAGCCCGCCCAGGATGAGGATAACGCCCCACCAGGGCACGCGCTGCAGGACATCGAGAGGAAGCAGCCGTCCCCGGGCGGCGAGGTGGGCCGCGGCTTCTGTGGGGGGTGCGGTCGAGGGCCCCATGCAGAGAAACCGTTCGGGTGCGGGGAGGTGCCTCCCTCCCCGCACCCGAACCAGCAGCCTGCCCCAGAGCCGGGCTCAGCCGGTAGGCGGGAGTCCCAAGAACCGCCTGCGATCCCCGGGGTGCCCCCGGCTAGCCGGGCCGCCAGCCAGCGGCACTACTTCGGCTTCCACTCCACGAACCACTTCTGGTAGAGCTTGTCCAGGAAGCCCTGCTCCTTGAGCTGGGTGAGGGCGGCGTTGAAGGCGTCCTGCAGCGTCTTGTCACCCTCGCGCACCACGATCCCCAGACCCTCGCTGGTGAGCTTCTCCCCCACCACCTTTAGCTGCCCGGGGTTGGTGCCCATGTAGCCGGAGGCAGCCACGCTGTCGATGAGCACGGCGTCTGCATCCTTCTGCAGCAGGGACTGCACGGCCAGGTCGAAGGTGCGGAAGCGCTTGACCTCCTTGATCTTGCCCTCGTTCTGCAGCTTGGTGGCCAGCTCGTCATTGGTGGTGCCGGTCTGAACGGCCACAACCTTGTCCGCCAGGTCGTCAGCCCCCCTGATGCGCTCCTCGTCCGAGCGCACCAGGACCACCTGCCCCACCTCGATGTAGGGCATGGTGAAGTCCATGGTCTTGTCGCGCTCCTCGGTGATGGTCACCCCGGAGATGACGGCGTCGTAGTCCCCCTTCTGCAGCGCGGCGAAGATGCCTTCCCAGGCCGTGCTCTTGATCTCCGGCTTGCAGTTGACCAGGCGGCAGATCTCGTTGATCAGGTCGATGTCGTAGCCGATGATGTTCTTGTTCTCATCGAGCATCTCGAAGGGCGGGTAGGTGGCGTCGGTAGCCACGCGGATGGTACGCCCTCCCAGATCTGGAACCTGAGCGGCCGGCGCTGGCGCGGGAGCCGGCTGTCGCGCCTGCTGTCGCTGGCACCCGGCGGCGACCAGCGCCGCCGCCACCAGGATAACCGCGAGCACCCCTGCAGATCTGCGCATGATCCCTCCTCCCCTGCGGTGCGGGTAACGGTGTCCTCAGCACATCGCGTCCAGGAGTACTTGGGTAGTTCTTTAGCCTGGCGTGATCTCCTCTTTCGCCTCTGCCGCAGGCCGGAACGTTTTGTTCGTCTCCGGTCGCGGTGGCGAAGGCGCCGACCGCGCTGCTGGGATATACTGAAGGACGATACCTGTGCAGACTGTGAGGTGGTCACTGTGAAGTCCCGGGACCTGGCTGCGGCCGCAATCTTTGTGGCTCTGACCTTCGTGGTTACGCGCTACACGGTGATTCCCATCCCGGCGACGAAGGGCTACTTCAACCTGGGAGAGGTGGTCATCTACATCGCCGCCCTGGCCTTTGGGCCGCTGGTGGGGTTGCTGGCCGGTGGCGTGGGCTCGGCCCTGGCCGACCTGGCCGCGGCACCCCAGTTCGCCCCATTCACCCTGGTGATTAAGGGCATCGAAGGGTACCTGGTGGGCCGCCTGGCCGGCCCGACGACGCCCCTCCGGCTGCGGGCCACGGTCCTGGGTGGGGCCTGGATGGTGGCGGGCTACTTCGCCGCGGAGACGCTCTTTGCCCGGTTCCTGGGCATCGCCCCCACACCCGCCACCGCCGTCGCCGCTGCGCTTACCGAGGTGCCTTTCAACATCGTGCAGGTCACTGCCGGCGTGGTGGTGGCGGTGCTGGTGGCGGTGCGCCTGGTGCCGCTGATGGCGGAGAAGCCGCGGTAAGCCCGCTGCTGGGACACCGCCGGCTCCACGGTGGCGCCAGGAAGAATGCTCAGGGTCAAACGTATCTACGAGCTGCCTTCCCCCGGAGACGGGCAGCGTTTTCTGGTGGAGCGTCTCTGGGCCCGCGGGGTGTCGCGGCAGGAAGCCCGGCTGGCGGGGTGGCTGAAGGATCTGGCCCCCAGCCCGGAACTGCGCACGTGGTTCGGGCACGATCCGGCCCGCTGGGAGGAGTTCCGCCGGCGCTACCGCGCGGAGCTACAGGCGCCGGAGAAGCAAGCGCTGCTGCACCGGCTGGCCGCTGCCGCCCGGGCCGGTCCGGTCACGCTGGTCTACGCCGCCCGCGACAGGGAGCACAACAGCGCGGTGGTGTTGAGGGAGGTCCTGGAGGAGCGGTACCTGCGGCGAAGGTCTCCCGCGCCCCGGGCACAACAGGCGGGGCGGAGACAGCGCGCCGGCCAGGCACGGTAGACGGGGCGGGCAGGGCCCGGTTCCGCCGGCCGCCCTCCTGAGGTATACTTCTAGCGCCGGTTCCGGTCTGGCGCCGGCCTGCCGGGCGCTTAGCTCAGAGGAAGAGCGCCTCTCTGACGCAGAGGAGGTCGGAGGTTCAAGTCCTCCAGCGCCCACCATCAAACCCCGGGACGGGGCAATGCTCAATCCTGCGGTGTCAATGGCGAGAGGGGCTGCTGGAGCAGCGCAAGCACACGTACAAGCGGCAGGTGCGCTGGGAGCAGCGAGCGAGTGGGCGAGACCCGTTTGCTCGACCGCCTGAAGTCCCAAGGAGCCACCCCCCTGCACCAGAGAAGACATCATGCAGGCGTAAGATCAAAGGAGATCTGGCTCCGGGCCGGTTTCCTGAGGTGCTCCCGGGCCCGGGAATCGGGGCCGCAGGGCGGGGTTGCCATGGGGAGTGATCCGCTGGAGGATCTGCGGGCGCAACTTGCCGAGAAAGTCACGTTCAATCCCTACATCCTCGAAACCCACGGCCGGTGCGAGAGTTATCCCGAGGCCCGCCCTCCTCTTGCGGTGGTCTTCGCCGAATCGGTCCAGGACGTCCAGCTGGTCCTCGCCTGGGCGTCGACCCACCACATTGCGGTCATTCCCTTCGGAGCCGGCACGAGCCTGGAAGCCCAGTTGCTCCCCCAGGGCTCAGCCATCAGCCTGGATCTTTCCAGGTTGAATCGCCTCCTGGAACTTCGGCCGCAGGATTTCCTGGCCGTGGTCGAGGCCGGCCTGACCTATCCGGCTCTCACCCGGGCCCTGGAGCGACACGGGCTTTTCTTTCCGGTGGACCCAGGCGCGGAGGCCACGCTGGGCGGGATGGCGGCCACCAACGCCTCCGGGACCACGACCATCCGCTACGGCGGGATGCGCCAGAATGTCCTGGCCCTGGAGGTGGTCCTGGCCAGCGGAGAGGTCTTACAGGTCGGCCGGCCGGTGCAGAAGACCAGCAGCGGCTACGACCTGAAGGACCTGTTCATCGGATCGGAGGGCACACTGGGCGTGATCACCAAACTCACCGTGCGGCTGCACCCCCGGCCTGTCCATGTCCACACTATCAGGGCTGTCTTCCCCAATCTGGACGCCACCGTGGAGGGAGCCACCCTTATCCTGGCCAGTGGATTGCCTGTCGCCCGGCTTGAAATGGTCGATGAACTGGGCATGAGGGCCGTGAACCGCTACCTGAATCGTACATACCCGGAGAGTCCGGCCCTCTTCCTCGAGTTCCACTCCGGCACCGCCGCCGCCATCGGCGAAGAATCCAGGGAAGTGCAGGGATTGCTGGACGCCGCCGGGGCACTGTCGGTGGATATCGCCAGGACTCCCCTCGAACGGGACGCGCAGTGGGAAGCCCGTCACAAGCTCTACTGGGCGCTTATCGCGCTCTTCCCCGGCTGCTCCTACATGATCACCGACACGGCCGTGCCCCTTACCCGCCTGCCGGAGATGGTCACGCAGGCACAACGCCTGCTGGCGGACATGGACCTGCCGGGGTCCATCGTGGGGCACGTAGGGGAGGGGAACTTCCACACGCTGGTGGCGGTGGCGCCGGCGGACTACCCTCGTGCCGAGCAATTTGCAGAGCGCGTGGCTGAGGCGGCGGTACGCCTGGGGGGGACCATCAGCGGCGAGCACGGCGTGGGCTTGCGGAAGAGAAGACTCCTCCACCTGGAACACGGCCCCGCCGTGGAGTGGATGCGCCGGGTGAAGGATCTCTTCGATCCACAGGGCATCCTGAATCCCGGCAAGATCTTCTGAGCGCCAGGCTCACACCAGCAGGTAGCGGCGCCTCACCTCCTGGTTGCCCCTAAGGTCGCTGACGCTGCCGTGGTAGCGAATGCGACCATCATCGATGACATAACCCCGGTCGGCGATCCTGAGAGCCGCCTGGACGTTCTGCTCCGCCAGCAGGACCGTGAGCCCCGTAGCCTTGAGATCAAGAATCCGCTCTTCGAGAGCGCGCACCAAGCGTGGGGCCAGCCCTTCCAGCGGTTCGTCCAGCAGGAGAAGTTCAGGATTCCCCACCAGGGCCCGGGCGATGGCCAGCATCTTCTGCTCGCCTCCGCTGAGATGCCCGCCTTTGCGGGAGGCTTTTTCCTTCAGGATCGGAAAGAGCTCGAACACCGCTGCCAGGTCCCAGCCGGCTTGGCGGGTGGGTTTTCGGGCGGCAATCTCCAGGTTCTCCGCCACCGTCAGGTCGGCGAAGATCCGGCGGTCGTCGGGGACGTAGCCGATGCCCAGGCGTGCAATCCGATGCGGGGGAAGGCCCCCGAGATCGACCCCCTTGAAGCGGATGCGCCCGCGCCGCGGGGGCACTATCCCCATGATGCTCTTCAGGGTGGTGGTCTTGCCGGCTCCGTTGCGGCCCAGGAGGCAGACCACCTCCCCCCGGTCAACGCGCAGCGACACGTCGAAAAGGATGTGGCTCAGGCCGTAGTAGGTGTGGATCCCCTGGACCTCAAGCATCGCCCGCCCCCAGGTAGGCCTCCTGGACTGCGGGATTCCGCCGTACCGCCTCCGGCGGCCCCTGCATGATGGTCCGGCCGCCATGCATGACCATGATGCTTTCCGCCGCAGCGAAGACCACGTCCATGTCATGCTCGCAGAACAGGATGGTCAAGCCGTGCTCCCGCGCCAGGCGCCTGATCAGGACCAGGGTGGCGGCGGTCTCTTCGGGCGACATTCCCGCGGTGGGCTCGTCCAGGACCAGCAGCCGGGGCTGACTGCCCAGGGCGATGGCTATTTCCAGGATGCGCTGGTCGCCGTGGGAAAGGGTTCCCGCCAGGTGGTCGGCTTTGCTCAGCAGACCGGTGTCGGCCAGGATGCGTTCGGTTTGCACCACGGCCAGGCCGTCTGCCGCCGCAAAGAGATTCAGGCTCGCCCGGTGTCTCGACAGCACCGCGACCTGGACATTCCTGAAGACGGTCAGCCGGGGGAAGATGTTCACAATTTGAAATGTGCGTCCAATCCCGCGCCGGCAGATCTCGTGCGCAGGAAGTCCCGTGATCTCGGTGCCGTCGAATATGATCTGCCCGCGGTCCGGCCGCAGCACTCCCGTGATGAGATTGAACAGCGTAGTCTTCCCCGCGCCATTGGGTCCGATGACTGCCACGATGGCACCGGCATCTACGCCCAGGTCCGCGCCGTCCACCGCCGGGAATCCGTCGAACGCCTTGGCGACGCGCTGGACGCGCAGAAGTTCAGGCATCGGGGCCTGCGCCCGGTCGGGGCCGGGGAGCCTGTGACCTCATCCGGATCATGCGCTCCTGAACGTGCCCCATGACGCCTTCGGGCATGAAGAAGATCAGGAGGATCAACATGATGCCTAAGATCGTGGTCCAGTTCTCGGTGTACCGGCCGGCGATGATCCGCAGGGTGACCACGATGGCCGCGCCCAGCATCGGCCCCAGAAAGGTGAACCATCCGCCGAGCAGGCACATCACCAGAATCTCCAGGGACAGCACCCAGAAGAGCATGTTGGGAAAGACCGACCGCTCCAGCGCCACATAGAGGACGCCCGCCGCCCCGGCGAAGAACGCGGCGATGATGATGGCCACCAACCGGTGCACGCGCACGTCGATACCCACCACCTGGCAGCGTTGGGGGTTATCCCGCACCGCCTGGAGCGTGGCCCCAAACGGAGACCTGACGATCAGATACAGGGCCGCCAGCGACGCGGCCACAGCGGCCAGGATAAGATAATAGACGTTCTCCACGGGGCGCAGGATCGGCGGCAGCGGAATTCCGTGAATGCCATTGTCGCCACCGGTGAACGAGTACCAGCGCAGGACGATGACCCAGAGCAGCGACCCCAGCGAGATCTGCAGCATGCCGAAATACAGCCGGGTCAGCCGCACGCAGACCCAGCCGATCAGCCATCCCGTCAGGGCGGCCGCCGGGGGACCGGCGAGGAAGGCCGCCCAGGCTGGCCATCCCCACCTGGTAATGGCCAGCGCGGCGGTGTAGGCTCCCACACCGTAGAACACCGCATGGTGAAACTGGTAGATCCCTCCGTAGCCCAGCGCCAGGTTCAGGCTGGTGGCCAGCAGCCCCATCACCAGGGCCAGGGCCAGGAGGTAGGTGTAGAACGAGGGCAGGACGGCCGGGGCCGCGGCCAGGATGGCGACGGCGGCCAGCACGCTGGCGGGTACTGACCGCCCCAGGAACTGTGCGCGCACGGACCTCTCTACCACACCGAGCGGAGCAACCCGGTGGGCCGCACGAGCAGCACCAGCACCGTGGCCGCATACGGGAAGACGATGGCAAACTGGGGCCAGATCAACAGCCCCAGCGACTGCGTGACCCCAAAGAGCAGCGCACCGACCAGGGCCCCCCAGAGGTTCCCCAGCCCGCCGATGGTGACGATCAGGAATGCTTCGATGATGATGGTGTGGTCCATCCCCAGCGTAATGCTGGTGGTGGGGGCCACCAGCGCGCCGCCCAGGCCGGCGAGATAACTTCCGACCAGGAACGCCGCGGCCAGGATCCGGCTCACGTCGATGCCCAGGACACCCACCATCTCCCGGTCCACCGCCGCCGCCCTGGCCATCCGGCCCAGCCGGGTCTTGTGGGTGAAGGCCCACATCCCCACCGCGACCAGCGGGCCCACCAGCAGCAGGAAGAGATTGTACCGGGGCACCGCCGCCCCCAGGATGTGGGCGGCCCCCCGCAGGATGGGCGGGGCCAGCACGGAACGATAGTCCGCCCCCCAGATGAGTTTCACCACGTCGTTGAGGATGAGCATGATGCCCCAGGTGAACAGGATCAGCATCAGGTGCTCGCGCTCATACAGCCGGGACAGCAGCGCGCGCTCGACCACCAGGCCGACCACTGCCCCCGCCAGGGGAGCCGCCAGCAACGCCAGCCACAGCCCCGCGGCGTTGCTCCCCAGCCCCGTGGCGATGGTGAAGGCTGCGAATGCGCCAATCATGTACAGCGACCCGTGGAACACGTTGGGCACCCGCAGCACGCCCAGGACGAAGCTCAGCCCGGCGGAGACGATGAACAGAATCATCGCCCGGCTCAGGCCGACCAGGAGCTGGCTGCCGATTACCTGGAGATCCATCCCGGAGAGGGCGGGGCGGCGACCGGGCGGACGGGCGCGCCCGGCCGCCGCTCTAACCGTGCAACGAGGTTGCCCTCACCGCCGCCGGGCTCGGGCCACATCCTCGCAGGTGGGCATGACGTCCGCGCCCCGCAGGATCACCGGATTGGCGGCGACAATGGCGTTGAGCTGCAGATTCTTCTTGGTCACCCCGGCAATGATGGGGTAGATGACCTGGTGATCGCAGGCCCGCATCTCCACTTCGCCCACCGGGGATCGAATCCTCAGGCCTTCCAGCGCATCGATGATCTTCTCCCTGTCCAGCGATCGGGCTTTCCGGATGGCCTCCGCGATGAAGTAGGCCGTGTTGTAGCCGTGGAAGGCCGGAAATCCTGGCGGCGTACCGTAGGCCGCCTGGAACGCCCGGACGAAGGCCTGGTTGGCCGGTGTCTCCGGGTAGTACCAGAGGTAATCGGTGGTGCCGGTAACCCCTTCGGGCACGTTCAGTCCCAGGGGGCGCAGCGCCGTGAAGTCGATGGCCGTATGAATCGCGCTGGGCACTCGTTCGGCAAACCCCACGGTCAGCATCGTTCGCAGCACGTTGGCCATGCCCGCGCCACCCGTGCCGAAGAAGGCCGCCTCGGGCCGGCCGGCCATTATGGACGTCAGGTACGGGACGAGATCAGGCTCGCCGGTCCGCCACCAGGTCTGCCCCGCCAGGGTCGCCTCGGGCTTCGCCCGCTTCATGAACCGCCAGAACGAGTTGGTGATGGCGTGGCCGTACTCATAGTCTTCGGCGCCGATCCAGAACCTGAGGAAGGGCTTCCGGGCAAAGTATTCGGCGAGGGCCTTGCCGGCCATGGCCGTGTTCTCCGTGGTGGAGAACACATAGCGGTGCCCCTGGGCCCCGGTGATGGCCTCGCTCTTGGAAATCCAGACGATGAACGGGATCTTCTGCTCCCGGGCCAGGGCAGAGATGGCCAGCGCAGTGGCACTGTTGATGGTACCCACGAGGAGATCTACCCGTTCCTGCAGGATAAGCTCTCGGGCCATGCTCAACCCGATTTCCGGTGAGAACCGTTCATCCCGGGTGACGAACTCGATCCTGGCGCCGAGCACTCCATCCCTGTTGATCTCGCCCAGGGCCAGCTTGAACCCGTTGAGGGCGTCATTGCTGAACACGGCCGGCGGTCCGCTGTAGGTGTCGACAATGCCGACCTTGACATTCCGTCCCAGGGTGGGGACCTGCGCCACTGAGGAGGGAGACAGGAACATCCCCGCCGCCAGCGTGACCGTGACCCCCATGAGGAGGGCAACCCATCCCTTGCCCATACGCCTTCCCCCCTTGACCCGCCTGCCACGGATTGCCCAAATCTTAGCCGTGCGGGGGAAAGAGTCCTTCAGTCTGTTGCCCTCCGCCGGGTGAACCTGGTCTCCGGCCCTTGCTCAAGGGGGTGTAGCCCTCAAAGGAAGGCAAGTTCACGGGGACAACGTGGGGCAATGCTAGGGGCAGGTTGTCTGGGAGCAACGAGCGAGTGGGCGAGGCCCGTCTGCTGGACCACCT
The window above is part of the Armatimonadota bacterium genome. Proteins encoded here:
- a CDS encoding ECF transporter S component gives rise to the protein MKSRDLAAAAIFVALTFVVTRYTVIPIPATKGYFNLGEVVIYIAALAFGPLVGLLAGGVGSALADLAAAPQFAPFTLVIKGIEGYLVGRLAGPTTPLRLRATVLGGAWMVAGYFAAETLFARFLGIAPTPATAVAAALTEVPFNIVQVTAGVVVAVLVAVRLVPLMAEKPR
- a CDS encoding amino acid ABC transporter permease yields the protein MGPSTAPPTEAAAHLAARGRLLPLDVLQRVPWWGVILILGGLLVLYGILNSPVYVETYRFLAAGVVLTIRLAVSSYALAMVLGLIAALAQLSRHPVPYTLSRLYIEVIRGVPLLVQLLYIAFVVTPALADATGIRWFRNDMVRATLGLGIGYGAYLAEIYRAGIESIPRGQMEAARSLGLSYWQAMRFIILPQAVRVILPPLANDFISMLKDSSLASVISVQELTYSGALLNARTFRSFQTYNMVALLYLTMSLVGSLGVRGIERWATRGRH
- a CDS encoding ABC transporter substrate-binding protein, which translates into the protein MRQSRLALGVLLLAALLLAGGPAIAPAAAPQDTIVLGTTDKITELSPENSYDYWTWHVFGQISEALVQFKPGTTDIVGQLAESWQIAPDGLSYTFRLRPGVTFTDGRPFDAASVKQSLETVLRRKGPEGGVALIENIKTVEVVDTRTVRIRVKERDATFLSRMTWGVAPAHIYRFTGPANEYAKGRFVGTGPYRLAQYVPDQRTVYEAYPGYWGPQPRSKRVITVFYADASALAAAVEAGQVDVGFRTFNPEDIRRLQQSPRVSVLRGPSLSVRYIVFNVTAKPFDDVRVRRAVAFALDRDRIARNVFGGINTPLYSMVPPGLWSHIEAFPKRNLDQARSLLREAGYSEGKKLTLILWLTPVRYGNTEPDAGAVVKRAIEETGLASVEIKTQEWATYTKSMAAGQFGMFFLGWFPDFVDPDNFLSPWLIESPEGLGTFLNKATSARDKQYYDQFKQMLTQAKMTADRAERTRLYQQAQRLLAESAILVPMWSNNLQAYAIYQKNVKGIILNPDMSFRTWTVFKE
- a CDS encoding ABC transporter permease, with product MFRYIVARLALTVPMLLILLSLVFVILRILPGDPCLALLGGRNVTPEDIAQCRELLGLNRPILVQYLDYLGDAVRLDFGTSVRTGLPVAQELLLRFPATFELAIFGMLGATLLGLFSGVYASVRRDRRADHVIRVLNIASFAMPIFWIGLMFLMLFAVRWRLFPAGGRLDPVAAAFFVPITNIYTLDTLLRGDLTLFASAVRHLILPALTLAIVVSGFIGRMTRSSMLEVLDREYVTVARAKGLHERKVITRHALANALIPIVTVVGLQFALLMAGAILTETVYSWPGIARYLLEGISSRDFTAIQGAVVFIAFFISAVNLLVDVLYARLDPRIRF
- a CDS encoding ABC transporter permease, yielding MLRLRRDYLLVAGMVIVGLVAAVTLLAPLLAPFDPTVPTDGERLQPPGRPYYMGTDQLQRDVFSRVLHGGRVPILVALISCALSLVLGTTLGWIAGYAGGRLDRVLSLVMDAIYSFPALILAIAIVAMLGPGLANMTAAIAFVYIPTYFRVARGQVLAVRTQEFVEAARALGASGARTLVRHIAPNTMSAVMTVPSFNIADAILTEAALSFLGFGLPPPTPDWGFDIQNGQKFLQAGYWWLITFPGLMIILLSVGFGMIGEGVNDRLNPRRRRLV
- a CDS encoding basic amino acid ABC transporter substrate-binding protein, yielding MRRSAGVLAVILVAAALVAAGCQRQQARQPAPAPAPAAQVPDLGGRTIRVATDATYPPFEMLDENKNIIGYDIDLINEICRLVNCKPEIKSTAWEGIFAALQKGDYDAVISGVTITEERDKTMDFTMPYIEVGQVVLVRSDEERIRGADDLADKVVAVQTGTTNDELATKLQNEGKIKEVKRFRTFDLAVQSLLQKDADAVLIDSVAASGYMGTNPGQLKVVGEKLTSEGLGIVVREGDKTLQDAFNAALTQLKEQGFLDKLYQKWFVEWKPK